From the genome of Oncorhynchus gorbuscha isolate QuinsamMale2020 ecotype Even-year linkage group LG18, OgorEven_v1.0, whole genome shotgun sequence:
tgaagaggagcaggcagtggctgtgtagggagatgaagaggagcaggcagtggctgtgtagggagatgaagaggagcaggcagtggctgtgtagggagatgaagaggagcaggcagtggctgtgtagggagatgaagaggagcaggcagtggctgtgtagtagggagatcaagaggagcaggcagtggctgtgtagggagatgaagaggagcaggcagtggctgtgtagggagatgaagaggagcaggcagtggctgtgtagggagatgaagaggagcaggcagtggctgtgtagggagatgaagaggagcaggcagtggctgtgtagggagatgaagaggagcaggcagtggctgtgtagggagatgaagaggagcaggcagtggctgtgtagggagatgaagaggagcaggcagtggctgtgtagggagatgaagaggagcagGCAGTGGCTGTGCCCTTGTGGCTCTCGTTCCTACCACTGTTCAAATATACATTGTAACGTTTCACTCTGATCTTAAAGGGAAAGTGCGAGATTTTGGGCTAACGCTACTACTACTCTACTTCCCCAGAGGcagatgaactcatggacacCATATGTATGTTTCTGCAGTTTGAGGGAAGtttcattgcgctaacgctagttagcagcTTCCTTtaaactgcacgcagagacataaaaatgctATCCACGATCTGACCCCGGGAAGAAGAAAATGGCATAATTGGCAGAAAtatttgtaaaacattttaatTATAATAATTATCATATATTTTAGAGTGACGGAAACAATTGTGCAGCGTCCTAATATTTCTGCCGAGACACTTTTAAATGAATATGGTGGAAACACTGCCATATATAGCAGTTTAATTCACTCGTTTGCAGAATAAAAACAGAGGACAATTACAAATAATAGAATAGAATCATGTATTTGTcgtagtgatgcaccgatatgacatttttagCCGATACCAATATCTAATATTTTCCTTGCCCCAAAAAAAAACGAAACCGATATTAAAAAACGGTTGCGTTCTTTTAatcattctagtacagttaaatagttaacacacacacgtggatgcagaggtctaaggcactgcttctcagtacaagaggcgtcactacggtccctgattcgaatccaggctgtatcacatccggccgtgattgggagtctcacagggcggcgcacaattggcccagcgtcgtccgggtttggccggggtagactgtcattgtaaataagaatttgttcttaaactgaccttgcctagttaaataaaggttacacacacacactcacacacacacacacaccaaaaagttattttgttggcattgacgtgtgtccccattaccagtgaaacataatcaaaaccagtttctttcacttacttgctgtgctgtttcatcgtttcattctcaaccaggatttctcatgctatggaacgccgtttgggtctttgtgtgtcaaataagcttgttgaccaatcaggacctgaatatgaccgCACGTCACAAAATAATTTAATGcattcatacattttttttacatagttataacacattgattacacatttacatttacattacatttaagtcatttagcagacgctcttatccagagcgacttacaaattggtgcattcaccttatgacatccagtggaacagtcactttacaatagtgcatacacaatcactcgtatttcatatgtccCAACGATTCATCGATACGCATGAtaatgatgctggtaaagttgtctcgcgcatCTACAGTGCAGGTcataaaaaaagctagctagctcatggatgcaaataatgttcttccccaaaaacatagcaaaacgacattctgtttcagtagctatagttagctagctaactatatagctaggtgtcatcatctaaaataaccctcatttataagacagttcttatttgattaatggttggacccatctatgtgaagctagctaCAATTTAGGATTAGctacaatagtggactttgcagtTAGCCTgtttataacgttagctttgggcaacaaaggtaagtagctggctagctatttattttcatgaacttaagttcaatttcaataggtgaAAAACAAGTGGCctcctagctaatacttactcacaagaataatgctaagaataatgaaaatgactgcagtttcaactggtcattgttttcaagttggttgtattggtgctagctagataccaagctaaagctagatACCAaactaaagctagctagctaccccagaagttgcggtcaaacaaataatgctttattaccaacgcagtattgtaaacacatcgctCGTGGCCGGTGTTTGCAGACTTGTTTTGTACAGTTTTGCTACTGATAGTATTGGTGGCGCTTGGCTTCGACGtgcaaattcagaacacacaacattctataatagaactgtgttatttgacgtgtcaaattaaaTGCTAATTTAGTgaaaatagtgttatttgacgtgtgtcttttttgacacacaaagacccaaacggccaTAGTATGTCATGAAGCTAACGGCAGTGACGCTactactgtgtaactccggtagggcaacgtGTGTCCCGGTGCTcaaccagtcggcgaaagccaacatcacccacgacagagaacggttgattgtcaagggcaatgaatacCATTATCTTGGCGTTTTAATGGATTTCgcttttgagttgtctcgctgaaatctccttactctttcaaatgactgctggacttgttgactgctagatccacacagcagacattgagGGCtgggttaggaatgctgtgttgcacgtgtagcgcaaaattacacctacattatataggtatgcatgCCATGACATCAGTTTTGCACGTCGGCGCTAAACtagttggcatttttagctaatatcggccgattccgatatgttcaccgattaAATTGTGCATCCCTAATTTGTCATTGAACTTTTCTTGTCCTATTGTAACAGGAGAGAATCCTAACCCCAGCTCTGGCGAAGAGGCATCAACAGAACAACACCAGGAGAATCCTACGGCTAAGAAGCCTTGGCGATGCCCCCAATGTGAAATAGAAATCGCTCACCCATCCAATATCAACAGACACCTAAGAACACACACAAAACCTGCTAAGGAGTCTTCCGTCTGTCCAGTATGTGGAAAAGACTTTGTTCACCCCTCCAAACTGAAGAGACACCGCCGaacacatacaggagagaagccttaccagtGCTCTGTGTGCGGGAAGCGATTCACACTGAAACCCCACCTGGAAAGACATCAGATGACCCACCCTGGAGGGAAGCAGCCAGACGCGACAAAGAAGCACCCGTGCTCCGATTGTGGAAAGGAATGTTTCTCTGCATATGAACTGAAGATGCATATGAGAAAGCACACAGGGGAGAGACCTCACCAGTGCACCTACTGCGAGATGAGCTTTGGCTGTAAGGGAACTCTATCGAGACACGTACGACGCCATACAGGAGCACCCACACCAAAACCTTACCAATGCTCACAGTGTGGGAAGAGATACGAGTCACCGTCGAGGCTCAGGCAGCATCAGACTgtgcacactggagagaaaccttacgAGTGCTCTGATTGCGGGAGGGGTTTCGCTTCGACCGAAGGTCTTCGCAAACATCAATGCAGCCATGCCAGTAACCATAGCAACCAGTGTACACTGGGAATTTCAGAAACGGCATCATCAGGCAGTCAAACTATGAATATCAAGATCAAAGACGAGGAACAGGAGCTGGCAATTAAtgtcaaagaggaggaggaaatttGTGTTTTTGTCAATGCTGATAGAGAAACCTTACCGGTGTACCACCTGTAAAAAGAGCTTTGTTCACCCTAGCTCTCTAGCAAGACACTGAACCAATCTCGTGGACAGGGATCACAACAGCAGGTGTCTATTCTAGTACCGGATGTCAAGTGAAAGAGAAGAAGGAAGATCCTGCTTTTGGTGAGCTAAAGCATTTATTTTGTACTATTGCTTAGATATTTAATGGGCCCATACTTGCGACCTCTTGCTTAAACTTAGGCTTAGTTTCTTGAGAACTCTTGCTTAAGCTTTTCCCATTAAATAATGTAGCCCTATGCTAACACGACCAGCTGACAGCATGAGATAATGTAGCCCTATGCTAACACAACCAGCTGATAGCATGAGATAACGTAGCCCTATGCTAACATGACCAGCTGACAGCATGAGAAAACGTAGCCCTATGCTAACACAACCAGCTGATAGCATGAGAAAATGTAGCCTTATGCTAACACAACCAGCTGATAGCATGAGAAAACGCAGTCCTATGCTAACACAACCAGCTGACAGCATGAGAAAACGTAGCCCTTTGCTAATACGACCAGCTGATAGCATGAGAAAACGTAGCCCTATGCTAACACGACCAACTGATAGCATGAGAAAACGTAGCCCTATGCTAACCAGACCAGCTGACAGCCTGAGGAAACGTAGCCCTATGTTAACACGACCAGCTGACAGCAAGAGAAAACGTAGACCTATGCTAACACAACCAGCTGATAGCATGAGAAAACGTAGTCCTGTGCTAACACAACCAGCTGATAGCATGAGAAAACGTAGCCCTGTGCTAACACAACCAGCTGACAGCATGAGAAAACGTAGCCCTATGCTAACACACTGGATAGAAACCTTATGCCTTCCCCGACTGTGACAAGAGCTTTGCTTTCGCTTCAGCCTTGAAAAGACACCATAAgttacacacaggagagaaaacCCACTCCTGCTCTGTGTgggggaagagttttactcaatCATCCACCTTGAAGGATCACTTCAGGACACATTCAGGAGAGGATTAGTTATCCAAGATCCTTTAAGCTCCAATGCCTGAAACACTCCAATGCCTGAAACACTCCAATGCCTGaaactcgagacgccgggtgaggggcatacagtacctcgtggactgggatgggtacggtccggaggagaggtgctgggtaccggtgggggacattttggacccttcaCTTCTGAGGgacttccactctctcccccccgGGTCGCGCACGGGGCCGGTGGCCGCGCGTCaggtgggggggtactgtcacgactcccgcagaagttggctcccctgcctgttcgggcggggctcagcggtcgtcgtcaccagtctactagctgccaccgatccctttttccttttctgttagtttagtcttattagttgcacctgttcctatttgtgttttctatcctaccctgcctttctaaggtctttgaaagccaagtcaacaaacagattaccgaccatttcgaatcccactataccttctccgctatgcaatctggtttcagagctggtcatgggtgcacctcagccacgctcaaggtcctaaacaatatcttaaccgccatcgataagaaacaatactgtgcagccgtattcattgacctggcaaaggctttcgactctgtcaatcaccacatcctcatcggcagactcgacagccttggtttctcaaatgattgcctctggttcaccaactacttctctgatagagttcagtgtgtcaaatcggagggtctgttgtccgggcctctggcagtctctataggggtgccacagggttcaattcttggaccgactctcttctctgtatgcatcaatgatgtcgctcttgctgctggtgagtttCTGATccatccacctctacgcagacgacaccattctgtatacttctgtcccttctttggacactgttaacaaccctccaggcgagcttcaatgccatacaactctccttccgtggcctctaaTTGCTCTccaatacaagtaaaactaaatgcatgctcttcaaccgatcgctgcctgcacctgctcgcctgtccaacatcactactctggatggctctgacttagaatatgtggacagctacaaatacctaggtgtctggttagactgtaaactctccttccagactcacatcaaacatatccaatccaaagttaaatctagaattggcttcctatttcacaacaaagcatccttcactcatgctgccaaacataccctcgtaaaactgaccatcctaccaatcctcgacttcggcgatgtcatttacaaaatagcctccaacactctactcaataaattggatgcagtctatcacagtgccatctattttgtcaccaaagccccatatactacccaccactgcgaactgtacgctctcgttggctggcccacgcttcatacttgtcgccaaacccactatctcctggtcatctacaagaccctgctaggtaaagtcccccttatctcagctcgctggtcaccatagcagcacccacctgtagcacgcactccagcaggcatatctctctggtcacccccaaaaccaattattcctttggccgcctctccttccagttccctgctgccaatgactggaacaaactacaaaaatctctgaaactggaaacacttatctccctcactagctttaagcaccagctgcaccagagcagctcacagatgtACTGCACCTATACagagcccatctataatttatcccaaacaactacctctttccctactttatttatttattttgctcctttgcaccccattatttccatctctactttacacgttcttccactgcaaaaccaaattccagtgttttacttgctatattgtatttactttgccaccatggccttttttgcctttacctcccttatctcacctcatttgctcacatcgtatatagacttgtttatactgtattattgactgtatgtttgttttactccatgtgtaactctgtgtcgttgtatgtgtcaaactgctttgctttatcttggccaggtcgcaattgtaaatgagaacttgttctcaacttgcctacctggttaaataaaggtgaaataaaataaaatagttcATTCGGTATAAACATAGTttactgttttatcttttgttttatatgtaatgtggatgctttggtgtgtttggaccccaggaagagtagctaccttggcagcagctaatggggatccctaataaatacaaatacaacatttggcaaatctaaccataattctatcctcctgattcctgcttacaagctaaaactaaagcaggaagtacccgtgactcgctcaatacgtaAGTGGTCAGAGGAcgcagatgctacgctacaggactgttttgctagcacagactgtacacagtgactgtacatacatgtcccaaccagaagccatggattacaggtaacatccgaaccgagctaaaggctagagctgccactttcaaggagcggggcaacactgaagcatgcatgagagcaccagctgttcctgactactgtgtgatcacactttctgtagccgatgtgagcaagacctatAAACAGGTCCTCACTGTGTCGTCACTGACATTTGACAGGTTGAATAAGTTgccgtgtccaaacttttgactggtactgtttatactaggctgtgtcagaggaaggccccaaaaaagtgtcaaagacTCCTGTCACCCAagtctctctgctaccgcatggaaaGTGGTACAGGTGCgccaagtctatgtccaagaggctcctgatcagcttctaccaccaagccataagactgctgaacaatgaatcaaatggcctcccgaactatttacattgacttcccgaactatttacattgacctccCGAACTATTTACAGTGACCTCCCGAACTATTTACAGTGACCTCCCGAACTATTTACAGTGACCTCccaaactatttacattgacttcccgaactatttacattgacttcccaaactatttacattgacttcccgaactatttacattgacttcccgaactatttacattgacctccCGAACTATTTACAGTGACCTCCCGAACTATTTACAGTGACCTCCCGAACTATTTACAGTGACCTCccaaactatttacattgacttCCCGAACTATTTACATTGACTTCCCGAACTATTTACATTGACTTCCCGAACTATTTACAGTGACCTCCCGAACTATTTACATGACCTCCCGAACTATTTACATTGACTTCCCGAACTATTTACATTGACTTCCCGAACTATTTACATTGACTTCCCGAACTATTTACATTGACTTCCCAAACTATTTACAGTGACCTCCCGAACTATTTACATTAACTTCCCGAACTATTTACATTGACTTCCCGAACTATTTACATTGACTTCCCGAACTATTTGCATTGACTTCCCGAACTATTTGCATTGACTTCCCGAACTATTTACAGTGACTTCCcgaactatttacattgacctcccgaactatttacattgacctcccgaactatttacattgacctcccgaactatttacattgacctcccgaactatttacattgacctcccgaactatttacattgacctcccgaactatttacattgacccccctccattatttttacactgctgctactcgctgcttattatctatgcatagtcactttgcccctacctgcatgtacaaatgaccttgactaacctgtaaccccgcacattgacttggtaccagtatcccctgtaaataccctcgttattgttatgtaatttttcTTACTTTTTGAATAATTTttaaaactttagtttatttagtaaatatttttcttgaaccacattgttggttaggggcttgtaagtaagcatttcacgttaaggtcaactacacctgttgtattcgggagGATGTGACAAATATAGTGCAGCATTTGGTAGATGCCAGgtagagagaggctagagaggctcAGAGATTATATAATGAGTCATGATGCATAGTATGCAGAGGCTGTTAAAACAGATTGGTGGAACTGCAGTGAGGACTGATAGAACAACTGTACCCAAGGTtggttgtgtttctgctggtttGGAAGCCTGTTCAGAAATCTTGCTCTCATGAATGTCTGGTGTCAAAGGACACTTTGAATAATGAATAAAGTTGACTTCGTAGCTTTTATTGGTAAGGTTATCAATACGACTCGGGTTGTGGAAAGAAGAAATGCCAGATTGAAGGTTACT
Proteins encoded in this window:
- the LOC124003749 gene encoding zinc finger protein 239-like, which gives rise to MDTCSEIPRFNIVVKEEEEDWDVDNIGENPNPSSGEEASTEQHQENPTAKKPWRCPQCEIEIAHPSNINRHLRTHTKPAKESSVCPVCGKDFVHPSKLKRHRRTHTGEKPYQCSVCGKRFTLKPHLERHQMTHPGGKQPDATKKHPCSDCGKECFSAYELKMHMRKHTGERPHQCTYCEMSFGCKGTLSRHVRRHTGAPTPKPYQCSQCGKRYESPSRLRQHQTVHTGEKPYECSDCGRGFASTEGLRKHQCSHASNHSNQCTLGISETASSGSQTMNIKIKDEEQELAINVKEEEEICVFVNADRETLPVYHL